The Niastella koreensis GR20-10 genome includes a window with the following:
- a CDS encoding Gfo/Idh/MocA family protein — MNSRRNFLQKLAASVITFPLLSAEAISAIEYADAKIDDGPPLRVAIMGLGSYGTRVAEAMKDCKRARLVGVVSGTPAKITNWQTKYNIPEKNCYNYETFDAIKSNPDIDVVYVTTPNGLHHDNVIRAAKAGKHVICEKPMALNAKEGQEMVDACKKANVKLLVGYRMHFEPKTLEIIRMRKDGELGKVLFFQGLSGFTIGDPTQWRLNKALAGGGSMMDIGIYSINGARYMIGEEPIWVTAEETKTNTQKFKPGVDETIQFQLGFPGGAVASCLSTYNMNNLDRFFLNAEKGYAELWPATGYGPIKGRTSKGELTQPHITHQTVQMDEMAGIILDGKQPIVPVDGEEAMRDLRIIDAIYKAASTGKRVELR; from the coding sequence ATGAATTCCCGTCGAAACTTTCTGCAAAAGCTGGCGGCATCGGTAATTACGTTTCCCTTGCTGTCGGCAGAAGCCATTTCCGCTATAGAATATGCCGATGCAAAAATTGATGATGGTCCGCCTTTACGAGTGGCAATTATGGGCCTTGGCAGTTATGGCACCCGCGTGGCGGAGGCCATGAAAGATTGTAAACGGGCCCGCCTGGTAGGAGTGGTGAGCGGTACACCCGCCAAGATCACCAACTGGCAAACAAAGTATAATATTCCTGAAAAAAACTGTTACAACTACGAAACCTTCGATGCGATAAAAAGCAACCCCGACATAGATGTGGTGTATGTGACTACGCCTAACGGACTGCACCACGATAATGTGATTCGCGCCGCCAAAGCGGGTAAGCATGTTATTTGTGAAAAGCCAATGGCATTGAATGCAAAAGAAGGGCAGGAGATGGTAGACGCCTGTAAAAAGGCCAATGTAAAACTGCTGGTGGGCTATCGCATGCATTTTGAACCCAAGACCCTCGAGATCATCCGGATGCGTAAAGATGGCGAACTGGGCAAGGTCCTGTTCTTCCAGGGGCTGAGTGGTTTTACCATTGGCGATCCCACACAATGGCGGTTGAACAAAGCACTGGCCGGCGGCGGTTCAATGATGGACATCGGCATTTACTCCATTAATGGTGCGCGTTATATGATCGGGGAAGAACCCATTTGGGTAACAGCGGAGGAAACCAAAACCAATACCCAGAAATTTAAACCGGGGGTAGATGAGACCATTCAGTTTCAACTGGGTTTTCCCGGTGGGGCAGTAGCATCCTGCTTAAGTACGTATAATATGAATAACCTCGATCGTTTCTTTTTAAATGCCGAGAAAGGTTATGCCGAATTATGGCCAGCTACCGGTTACGGACCTATTAAAGGACGTACCAGCAAAGGCGAATTAACGCAACCGCATATCACGCATCAAACGGTGCAAATGGATGAGATGGCCGGTATTATCCTGGATGGCAAACAGCCTATTGTACCGGTTGATGGCGAAGAGGCCATGCGCGATCTCAGAATCATCGATGCTATTTACAAGGCGGCCAGTACCGGTAAACGGGTGGAATTGAGGTAG
- a CDS encoding YdeI/OmpD-associated family protein has translation MATSLAQKLKIKEGFSLRTINAPADFKKELDPLPDDVSISATAKNFQQIHWFILNKAQLDKELPKVMPQVTADVLCWCYYPKGTSSLQTDLTRDKGWENLLKQPNVHWITLVSFNETWSAFAFRLKTETDKKKAAKPTERPILDYVDPQKKTVRLPDDLQAVLSKNKKAGTYFESLPYSHKKEYVEWIITAKRAETREKRVADTLDRLLKGWKNPGNV, from the coding sequence ATGGCTACATCGCTGGCTCAAAAACTAAAAATAAAGGAAGGCTTCTCCCTGCGCACCATCAACGCACCGGCCGATTTTAAAAAGGAGCTCGATCCCCTCCCCGATGATGTGTCCATTTCCGCTACCGCAAAGAACTTTCAGCAAATTCACTGGTTCATCCTCAATAAAGCCCAGCTCGATAAAGAGCTGCCCAAAGTAATGCCCCAGGTAACGGCCGACGTGCTTTGCTGGTGTTACTATCCTAAGGGCACCTCTTCCCTGCAAACCGACCTTACCCGCGACAAAGGATGGGAAAACCTGTTGAAGCAGCCAAATGTCCACTGGATCACGTTGGTTTCTTTTAACGAAACCTGGTCGGCATTTGCCTTTCGGCTGAAAACGGAAACCGATAAAAAGAAAGCCGCCAAACCAACTGAACGGCCTATCCTCGATTACGTAGATCCGCAAAAAAAGACAGTTCGCCTGCCCGATGACCTGCAGGCAGTGCTCTCGAAAAACAAAAAAGCCGGTACTTACTTTGAATCGCTTCCCTACTCCCACAAAAAAGAATATGTGGAATGGATAATTACCGCCAAACGCGCTGAAACCCGTGAGAAACGAGTTGCCGACACCCTCGACAGGTTATTGAAGGGCTGGAAGAATCCTGGAAATGTGTAA
- a CDS encoding helix-hairpin-helix domain-containing protein — MTATQTIKELSKIPGVGKSIAADLLNIGIRSIDDLKGKDPLLLYDRSNQFAGCVQDRCLLYVFRCAVYFAETPANDQDREKLKWWNWKDSNSQ, encoded by the coding sequence ATGACAGCCACTCAAACAATAAAAGAACTTTCCAAAATACCTGGCGTAGGCAAATCCATCGCCGCCGACCTGCTTAATATCGGTATCAGAAGCATCGACGATCTGAAAGGGAAAGACCCACTATTATTGTACGACCGCTCTAACCAGTTCGCAGGCTGCGTGCAGGACAGGTGCCTGTTGTACGTTTTCCGGTGCGCCGTTTATTTTGCGGAAACGCCTGCAAACGACCAGGACCGCGAGAAACTGAAATGGTGGAACTGGAAAGACAGCAATTCTCAATAA
- a CDS encoding cytochrome D1 domain-containing protein, with the protein MKIKFILSSIYSYFFNYDIFISYTRSNGKAYARKLYEHLTSLDYTCFIDNKEAPPGGSLDGVLMSALKASKTLVLIGTEIALDRKYVQLEFKEFAKTSRPIIPININNAFTHERLESEPWKIIKERDLIWLDETASAVTNGLPSPEVYEGIQNFYAFTKRNVIRRRWVTVTSLTILITSIFAFFQTMDARAQKKVVLAQTETLKARSDSLQKSNERLIVEQKSLEAKTKEAFENAAKAKEQETLALENAEQAKKQQLLAEERIKIAEAEELAMNANAQLNEDPELSILLAREAVKVTPLPLAIAEDVLRRSLKESHVRTTLRWKKEMVLRGLFSPTGKQVLTISSDTARIWETQTGKAISRHPGTALCLNGGIFSRNGRLIATRNEQGNIDIWEAETGRTVSEIKKDFFERLTYAVFSPDGSLVATGGKETKLWNPLTGKKVLTLQTPNGNTSYLCFSPDNKYLFASYEFIDDGCIWEIASGKVITELKTDNQISGAEFSPDGKFVLTFSNPSLNVKVWNPLTGKLVSVLKGQHDWITSASFSPDSKSVIASSEDGTAKIWNISTGEVIASMLGHTAGVTDALFSHDGKLVVTTSKDGTTCLWEKAGRLITKYHGHGGPVNKAEFSPDDHSIITSSADGTSKIWEVLDEKANILLPTTGSVFNIDFSPDNRFVATADEDNKACVWEIASQKIVSEFIHKGSVKSVEYSANGKILLTTDDNRSGPSSWYIWDVQKNKLLTKGHLNPNGKLALSPDNKGVLIADTALTIIDIATGQQKMQRRISDAIKDISFSPDGKYFVTTSGTTAKLWSSSNGTLVSTLRGNTFNLNDNSYRWNIHARFSSNSRYIITSGTDNTARVWITGSEKPVMVIRGDNGILTDADFSPDNRLIATSDDDGTARIRDLLTSKILVQIKAHKNSIDRVTFSRDGRFIATSSYWDGTTGIWSTSTGSSVEKLNGLIRGKAFAPDGKFIATVGDIAKLTRCESCLTCKELLEIANRRVTRTLTADERKQYLRK; encoded by the coding sequence ATGAAAATAAAATTTATTTTATCAAGCATCTATTCATATTTCTTCAATTACGATATTTTCATTTCTTATACCCGATCTAATGGTAAGGCATATGCACGCAAACTGTATGAACACCTTACAAGCCTGGACTATACATGTTTTATTGATAATAAGGAAGCTCCGCCAGGAGGCTCTTTAGATGGCGTTTTAATGTCCGCACTTAAAGCTAGCAAAACACTTGTGTTAATAGGCACAGAGATAGCCTTGGATAGGAAGTACGTTCAACTTGAATTCAAAGAATTTGCCAAAACATCGCGGCCTATAATTCCCATAAATATCAATAATGCATTTACGCATGAGCGACTGGAATCTGAGCCATGGAAAATTATTAAAGAGCGGGATTTGATTTGGCTGGACGAAACAGCGAGCGCCGTAACAAATGGCTTGCCTTCTCCTGAAGTGTATGAAGGAATACAAAATTTTTATGCATTTACTAAGAGAAACGTTATCAGGAGAAGATGGGTTACAGTTACCTCACTCACCATTCTAATAACATCCATTTTCGCTTTTTTCCAAACAATGGATGCCAGAGCGCAAAAGAAAGTAGTCTTAGCGCAAACAGAAACCTTGAAAGCCAGAAGCGATTCATTACAAAAATCCAATGAAAGATTAATTGTTGAACAAAAATCTCTGGAGGCGAAAACAAAAGAAGCCTTCGAGAACGCAGCAAAGGCAAAAGAGCAGGAAACGCTGGCACTGGAAAATGCGGAGCAAGCCAAGAAACAGCAACTACTCGCTGAGGAAAGAATTAAAATTGCTGAAGCCGAGGAGTTGGCTATGAACGCAAACGCACAACTCAATGAGGATCCGGAACTAAGTATATTACTGGCACGCGAAGCCGTCAAAGTAACTCCATTACCCCTCGCGATTGCAGAAGACGTATTGCGAAGATCGCTCAAAGAATCCCATGTTCGTACCACTTTGAGATGGAAAAAAGAGATGGTATTGCGTGGTCTTTTTAGCCCTACTGGAAAACAGGTATTAACTATAAGCAGTGATACCGCTCGCATATGGGAAACTCAAACTGGCAAGGCGATTTCTAGACACCCAGGAACAGCTCTTTGTTTAAATGGTGGTATATTTAGCAGAAATGGCCGGTTGATTGCTACCCGTAATGAACAGGGAAATATAGATATATGGGAAGCCGAAACAGGGCGAACTGTATCTGAAATAAAAAAGGATTTTTTTGAACGATTAACTTATGCTGTTTTTAGCCCTGATGGTTCACTTGTAGCGACAGGAGGAAAGGAAACAAAGCTTTGGAATCCTTTAACCGGGAAAAAAGTATTAACACTTCAAACACCCAATGGTAATACATCGTATTTATGTTTCAGCCCGGACAATAAATATTTATTTGCAAGTTATGAATTTATCGATGATGGATGCATTTGGGAAATCGCATCTGGAAAAGTAATAACTGAATTAAAAACAGACAATCAGATATCTGGTGCAGAATTTAGCCCCGATGGCAAGTTTGTACTTACATTTTCTAACCCGTCGTTAAATGTAAAAGTTTGGAATCCCTTAACAGGAAAACTGGTATCCGTTTTAAAGGGTCAGCACGATTGGATTACCAGCGCATCTTTTAGTCCCGATAGTAAATCTGTCATCGCATCTAGTGAAGATGGCACTGCCAAAATCTGGAATATAAGTACAGGTGAGGTAATTGCGTCAATGCTTGGTCATACCGCCGGTGTTACTGATGCTCTTTTTAGCCATGACGGAAAATTAGTTGTAACTACAAGTAAAGATGGAACAACTTGTTTATGGGAAAAAGCAGGTAGACTAATAACTAAGTATCATGGACATGGGGGGCCTGTTAATAAAGCGGAATTCAGCCCCGATGATCATTCAATAATTACTTCAAGCGCAGATGGAACATCAAAAATTTGGGAAGTCCTGGATGAAAAAGCAAATATATTATTACCTACAACCGGGTCGGTATTCAATATCGATTTTAGCCCTGACAACCGTTTTGTTGCCACGGCCGATGAAGACAATAAAGCCTGTGTATGGGAAATAGCTTCCCAAAAAATTGTTTCTGAGTTCATTCATAAAGGCTCAGTAAAGAGTGTAGAATATAGTGCTAATGGAAAAATTTTACTTACGACAGATGACAACAGAAGCGGGCCTTCTTCCTGGTATATTTGGGATGTACAAAAAAATAAATTGCTTACGAAAGGGCACCTTAACCCAAATGGCAAACTAGCGTTGAGCCCGGATAACAAGGGTGTACTGATTGCTGACACAGCGCTGACCATAATTGATATAGCAACAGGTCAGCAGAAAATGCAAAGAAGAATATCCGATGCCATAAAGGATATCTCGTTTAGCCCTGATGGGAAATATTTTGTTACAACATCCGGAACTACCGCAAAATTATGGTCATCTTCAAATGGAACGCTGGTTTCAACATTAAGAGGAAATACATTTAATTTAAATGATAATTCATATCGGTGGAATATTCATGCCCGCTTTAGCTCCAACAGTCGATATATCATAACTTCAGGGACGGACAATACAGCTCGTGTCTGGATCACCGGATCGGAGAAACCTGTTATGGTTATACGAGGCGATAATGGAATATTAACTGATGCTGATTTTAGCCCTGACAATCGTTTGATTGCCACATCTGACGACGATGGTACGGCGAGAATCCGGGATCTTCTTACTTCCAAAATTTTGGTACAGATAAAGGCCCATAAAAATAGCATTGACCGCGTAACTTTCAGCAGGGATGGAAGATTTATTGCCACAAGCAGTTACTGGGATGGAACAACTGGAATATGGAGTACCTCTACAGGGAGCAGTGTTGAAAAGTTAAACGGATTAATTCGTGGTAAGGCCTTTGCGCCGGATGGGAAATTTATTGCTACAGTAGGAGACATTGCTAAATTAACCAGGTGTGAATCCTGTCTCACATGTAAGGAATTGTTAGAAATTGCCAATCGCCGCGTAACCAGGACCTTGACAGCCGATGAGCGTAAACAATATTTGAGAAAATAA
- a CDS encoding Zn-ribbon-containing protein: MYIQEISIEIKTTANKNVLVDEFQLLMSFYRGSGQTQGKIESQYIAENKIVSLPYTLEKNSLARKYNNFYVNNQIQKLEELCKSTLQFRTVGKYSNSYKTPCTCKKSDFFILTTNYVSIDSPLTCGTCNKSVPLYRLPVYYDYGYMPILSWETNYISCDSLQMNCEVGERWALNQMQDLKSPLSKQGFKICKKIGELTSIPTYYFLYNYTKFKGDNLSRSCPGCNKKWGLKKRLHDRYDFKCDRCKIVSEISNKT; the protein is encoded by the coding sequence ATGTACATACAGGAAATATCAATAGAAATAAAAACAACGGCCAATAAAAACGTGCTTGTAGACGAGTTTCAATTGCTCATGTCCTTCTATCGTGGCAGCGGGCAAACACAAGGGAAAATAGAATCACAATATATAGCTGAAAACAAAATTGTCAGCCTTCCTTATACGCTTGAAAAAAACTCACTAGCCAGGAAATACAACAACTTTTATGTAAACAATCAGATCCAAAAACTGGAAGAGCTTTGTAAATCGACATTACAGTTTAGGACAGTGGGTAAATATTCCAATAGCTATAAAACCCCGTGCACCTGTAAAAAGTCTGATTTTTTTATACTTACTACAAACTATGTTTCGATTGATTCACCACTAACCTGCGGAACATGTAATAAGTCTGTTCCACTATACAGGCTGCCGGTTTATTACGATTATGGGTACATGCCTATATTAAGCTGGGAAACCAATTACATTTCCTGTGACAGTTTACAAATGAACTGTGAAGTGGGTGAACGTTGGGCATTAAACCAAATGCAGGATCTGAAATCACCATTATCCAAACAAGGATTTAAAATTTGCAAAAAGATCGGGGAACTGACTTCCATCCCCACCTATTATTTCTTATACAATTACACTAAATTCAAAGGCGATAATTTGTCAAGGTCCTGCCCGGGTTGCAATAAAAAATGGGGGTTAAAAAAAAGACTTCATGATCGTTATGACTTCAAATGTGACAGATGCAAAATAGTATCGGAGATTTCTAATAAAACCTGA
- a CDS encoding amidohydrolase family protein has protein sequence MKKIIFILSLLTGINITHAQLPDSCTFLLHKFAQNIGKETYTVSRNGDLVTYTIDFKFVDRGTPVPLKAKMQLTTAFEPVAFTINGKTSRSSSINDSVVIHQNKAEIKVDNSITSQSLPAVRFPIAGYSPGTTQMLLLQYWKKHHQPATVNTLPSGTVQIKKDGTDTLVFNNKSVMLERYVISGLVWGNEFLWTDANGQLFCLITNDAEGDKLEMMLEPYESWLPELINKAAAHGMRLFTANAKPSYEKHDVIAITGGDILDVENNQSISNGVVLIKNGRITKVGAANNIAIPAGAYVINAKGKTVLPGLWDMHAHFEQAEWGPAYLAAGVTTVRDCGNEFEYINAVQQAIDKGNGIGPHIIKAGIVDGSGQYALGVIRANTKEEAIKVVQRYKENGFQQIKIYSSVKPEIIKEISTEAHRLGLPVTGHIPIGVTLQQGIDSGMDQVNHISFVNAALKKNKEGLIDFSDTANVAVFNFLKAHHVVIDPTLGVYEMMFRSLKDSITKLEPAFASLPQPLKPLFINTGVATDSLAERGRLFMKNFKQIVSHLYADSITIVAGTDMGFPGFSVYREMELYVECGLTPIQALQTATIVPARVMKMENMSGSIAPGKNADIIITDGNPLQNISNVRKVVTVIKDGNIYNPGRLHHIAGFQ, from the coding sequence ATGAAAAAGATAATCTTTATCCTTTCCTTATTGACTGGCATAAACATTACGCATGCTCAGTTACCAGACAGCTGCACATTTTTGCTCCATAAGTTTGCACAGAATATTGGTAAGGAAACATATACCGTATCGAGAAATGGCGATCTGGTTACATATACAATTGATTTTAAATTTGTGGACAGGGGAACACCGGTTCCTTTAAAAGCCAAAATGCAGTTAACGACAGCATTTGAGCCGGTTGCCTTTACAATAAATGGCAAAACATCCAGATCTTCCAGCATAAATGACTCAGTAGTTATTCATCAAAATAAAGCCGAAATAAAAGTTGACAATTCAATAACAAGTCAATCGTTACCCGCCGTAAGATTTCCAATAGCAGGTTACTCCCCCGGCACCACGCAAATGTTGTTATTACAATACTGGAAAAAACATCATCAGCCCGCTACGGTGAATACATTGCCATCAGGCACCGTGCAAATTAAAAAAGACGGAACCGATACCCTTGTCTTTAACAATAAGTCTGTAATGCTTGAACGCTATGTGATCAGCGGGCTGGTATGGGGCAATGAATTTTTATGGACAGATGCGAACGGACAATTATTTTGTTTAATTACCAATGATGCGGAAGGTGATAAGCTGGAAATGATGCTGGAGCCCTATGAATCCTGGTTACCCGAACTGATTAATAAAGCAGCCGCACATGGCATGCGTTTATTTACCGCAAACGCAAAACCATCCTATGAAAAGCATGACGTGATTGCCATAACCGGTGGCGACATATTAGATGTGGAGAATAATCAATCCATCAGCAATGGGGTTGTTTTGATTAAAAACGGGAGAATAACAAAGGTGGGTGCTGCAAACAATATAGCAATTCCTGCAGGCGCTTATGTAATTAATGCAAAAGGCAAAACAGTTTTGCCGGGTTTATGGGATATGCATGCCCATTTTGAACAGGCAGAATGGGGCCCCGCCTACCTGGCTGCCGGTGTAACCACCGTAAGAGACTGCGGCAATGAGTTTGAATATATCAACGCCGTACAACAAGCGATCGATAAGGGTAATGGCATCGGTCCTCATATAATAAAAGCAGGTATTGTTGATGGCAGCGGCCAGTATGCACTGGGCGTGATCCGGGCAAACACAAAGGAAGAAGCCATAAAAGTTGTACAGCGATATAAAGAAAATGGGTTTCAGCAAATAAAAATATACAGCTCAGTTAAACCTGAGATCATAAAAGAAATAAGCACGGAAGCGCACCGGTTGGGCTTACCGGTAACCGGTCATATCCCCATTGGAGTGACCCTGCAACAGGGAATCGATTCTGGCATGGACCAGGTGAATCATATTAGTTTTGTCAATGCTGCACTAAAGAAAAACAAGGAGGGTTTAATAGATTTTTCCGATACCGCAAATGTGGCTGTTTTCAACTTTCTGAAGGCGCACCATGTAGTGATAGACCCAACACTAGGCGTATATGAAATGATGTTCCGTTCACTAAAAGACAGCATCACCAAACTGGAACCGGCATTTGCCTCGTTACCACAGCCCTTAAAGCCATTATTCATCAACACAGGCGTTGCAACCGATTCTCTGGCTGAACGAGGCCGTTTGTTCATGAAGAATTTTAAACAGATCGTATCTCATTTATACGCCGACAGCATTACTATTGTTGCGGGAACAGATATGGGCTTTCCTGGTTTTAGTGTGTACAGGGAAATGGAATTGTATGTGGAATGCGGGTTAACACCCATACAGGCCTTACAAACGGCTACCATTGTGCCTGCCAGGGTAATGAAAATGGAAAATATGTCCGGGTCGATCGCCCCCGGTAAAAATGCAGACATCATCATAACAGATGGCAATCCCTTGCAAAACATCAGCAATGTAAGAAAAGTAGTTACCGTAATAAAAGATGGGAATATATATAACCCTGGCCGGTTACATCACATTGCAGGATTTCAATAG
- a CDS encoding DUF4272 domain-containing protein, with amino-acid sequence MANDVKIIHSLKEQQFRQKAKLRSKKEILYQADLILRLDWACVNAKLKNESAPGNLDSGVVFERHHSLNWLINYLNQDWDHVREDT; translated from the coding sequence GTGGCAAACGACGTAAAAATCATTCACAGCTTAAAAGAACAACAGTTCAGACAAAAAGCAAAACTGAGAAGCAAAAAAGAAATTTTGTACCAGGCTGACTTAATACTTCGTCTTGACTGGGCCTGCGTTAATGCAAAACTCAAAAACGAATCGGCGCCGGGCAATCTTGACAGCGGCGTTGTTTTTGAAAGACATCACTCGCTGAACTGGCTCATCAATTACCTGAACCAGGATTGGGACCATGTAAGGGAAGATACCTAA
- a CDS encoding DUF6794 domain-containing protein has protein sequence MLWIRNNWIRSGRDTALTSYFHSLGIYHPDDMSSIILTSLHRTLNHKDIQLSEQIDSYKAYWDPIINCEKKQQAQAVTNYNRFKTGDLP, from the coding sequence ATTTTATGGATAAGAAATAATTGGATCCGCAGCGGCAGAGATACAGCCCTGACAAGCTATTTTCATTCTTTGGGAATATACCATCCTGATGATATGTCATCGATCATCCTCACCTCTCTTCACCGCACATTGAACCATAAAGACATTCAGCTTAGCGAACAAATTGACAGTTATAAAGCATATTGGGATCCCATTATCAACTGCGAGAAAAAGCAGCAAGCACAAGCTGTTACTAACTACAACAGGTTTAAAACCGGTGACCTACCCTGA
- a CDS encoding malate:quinone oxidoreductase has product MANRTTKETDVILIGAGIMSATLAMLLKQLNPSIRIEIVERLDSAAAESSDAWNNAGTGHSAFCELNYTPEKEDGSIDISKAIKIAESFEVSKQFWAYLVANQVIELPDSFIKPIPHMSFVWGEKNVSYLRKRYETMQTCHLFEGMQYSEDHDLIKEWVPLVMEGRKADEHVAATKMDLGTDVNFGTLTRNLFAALSAMENVNLHFKHGVTNLKKKNNKWHVKVLHEVNNDLHTLVAPFVFIGAGGGSLPLLLKSKIPESKGFGGFPVSGQWLRCTNEEVIEQHAAKVYGAAAVGSPPMSVPHLDTRWIKGKRELLFGPYAGFTTKFLKSGSWLDLIKSIKFSNIKAMIFAGVRNMPLTKYLIDQVRLTPDARLEALREYYPNARKEDWELAVAGYRVQVIKKHEEEGGILEFGTEVVSAADGSIAALLGASPGASTAVSIMIDLVKKCFPEQAKSAEWQKKLKEMIPSYGKPLNKDEALTLHVREFTGEVLGLQQLHH; this is encoded by the coding sequence ATGGCAAACAGAACAACGAAAGAAACTGACGTAATACTGATAGGAGCCGGGATAATGAGCGCAACGCTGGCAATGCTACTCAAACAGTTAAATCCTTCTATAAGAATTGAAATTGTAGAACGACTGGACAGTGCAGCCGCCGAAAGTTCCGATGCATGGAATAATGCCGGAACAGGCCACTCCGCATTTTGCGAATTAAATTACACCCCTGAAAAAGAAGACGGCTCGATCGACATCTCGAAAGCCATAAAAATTGCGGAATCCTTCGAGGTTTCCAAACAATTCTGGGCTTACCTGGTAGCCAACCAGGTGATCGAGCTGCCTGATTCATTTATCAAGCCTATTCCCCACATGAGTTTTGTATGGGGCGAAAAGAATGTGAGCTACCTGCGCAAACGCTACGAAACAATGCAAACCTGTCATTTGTTTGAGGGCATGCAATATTCCGAAGACCACGACCTCATCAAAGAATGGGTACCGTTGGTTATGGAAGGCAGAAAAGCCGACGAACACGTTGCTGCTACCAAAATGGACCTTGGTACAGACGTAAATTTTGGTACGCTCACAAGAAATTTGTTTGCGGCATTGAGCGCCATGGAAAATGTGAACCTGCATTTTAAACACGGCGTTACCAACCTGAAAAAGAAAAATAATAAATGGCATGTGAAAGTGCTGCACGAAGTAAACAACGACCTGCACACGCTGGTGGCGCCGTTTGTATTTATCGGTGCAGGCGGTGGTTCGTTACCTTTATTATTAAAATCAAAAATACCGGAGTCCAAAGGTTTTGGCGGTTTTCCTGTTAGCGGACAATGGCTGCGTTGCACCAATGAAGAGGTTATTGAGCAACACGCCGCTAAGGTGTATGGCGCAGCAGCAGTAGGCTCCCCCCCTATGTCGGTTCCTCACCTCGATACCAGGTGGATAAAAGGCAAAAGAGAATTGTTGTTCGGACCTTATGCCGGTTTCACCACCAAGTTTTTGAAAAGTGGTTCCTGGCTCGATCTGATCAAATCGATCAAGTTCAGCAATATCAAGGCTATGATCTTTGCAGGTGTGCGCAATATGCCCCTGACCAAATACCTGATTGACCAGGTACGGTTAACGCCTGATGCACGACTGGAAGCCCTGCGGGAATATTATCCCAATGCGCGTAAAGAAGACTGGGAACTGGCCGTAGCCGGTTACCGCGTGCAGGTGATCAAAAAACATGAGGAAGAAGGCGGCATCCTGGAGTTTGGAACGGAAGTAGTGAGTGCAGCCGATGGAAGTATTGCAGCCCTGCTGGGGGCATCACCCGGCGCCTCTACCGCGGTCTCGATCATGATTGACCTGGTAAAAAAATGTTTCCCTGAGCAGGCAAAGAGCGCAGAATGGCAGAAAAAGTTAAAAGAAATGATCCCTTCTTACGGCAAGCCATTGAATAAAGATGAAGCGCTTACGCTCCATGTTCGTGAATTCACCGGTGAAGTGCTGGGTTTACAGCAGCTGCATCATTAA
- a CDS encoding response regulator, with the protein MSYPNRIFLIDDDEDDGYIFNVALSSLPHNFELTYYQDSEKALAALSDAAFNPPDMLFIDWNMPKLSGDHCLQSIRRIPGYATIPIIICSTSQHVELQKEARRLGASHFLAKPSTIRDLAEKLKDIFVISWGNN; encoded by the coding sequence ATGAGTTATCCAAATCGTATTTTCCTGATCGATGATGATGAGGACGATGGGTATATTTTTAATGTAGCGCTAAGCAGCCTTCCCCACAACTTTGAATTAACGTATTACCAGGACAGTGAAAAGGCGCTGGCTGCCCTTTCAGATGCAGCTTTTAATCCCCCGGATATGTTGTTTATTGACTGGAATATGCCCAAGTTAAGCGGCGATCATTGCCTGCAATCCATACGCAGGATACCCGGCTATGCCACCATCCCGATCATTATTTGCAGTACCTCACAACATGTAGAACTTCAAAAAGAAGCCCGCCGGTTAGGCGCTTCTCATTTTCTCGCAAAACCCTCCACTATCAGGGACCTTGCTGAAAAATTAAAGGACATTTTTGTCATCAGCTGGGGAAATAACTAA